The DNA sequence GCAGCGCCTGGAGTGCAGAAACTTCGCCCACTACTCAAACCCTGAATGGCATTGATTGTATAGGGGGTTCTTGCATTATTGTGGGAACCAACGGCACCATTCTGCGGCGACATTAACAGGTTAATGGAGGATTATTGGCCTCAACAGAATTTAACCGGTATAATGGTTGAAATTTTTTCCAAAGTCTTTCAAATTTCGATCCTCTGGGCTGGGAGGGTTCAATGTTGGCCAAAGTTACCAGTTGCGCCGTTGTAGGTTTGGACGGCGCATTGATTGAAGTAGAGATTGACATCTCGCGGGGTTTGCCCTCGATGACCATTGTTGGTTTGCCCGACGCCGCCGTGCAAGAGAGCCGCGAGCGGGTGCGGGCAGCCATAAAAAATTCCGGCCTGCCTTTTCCCTCGGAACGTTTGACCGTGAACCTGGCCCCGGCTGACATCCGCAAGGCCGGCCCGGCCTACGACCTGCCCATTGCCATTGGCATTCTGTTGGCCTCGGAGCAGATTTACGGCGAGGTGGGCCAGGCCATTGTGATGGGCGAGTTATCGCTGGACGGTGGCGTGCGCCACGTGAGCGGGGTGCTGCCGATGGCCAATTTAGCCAAACAGGAAGGCTTCACCACCCTCTTTGTCCCCGCCACGGATGCCGCCGAAGCTTCGCTGATTGAAGGGCTGACTGTTTATCCGCTTGAAACCCTGCTGCAATTGGTGGACCATCTGAGCGGCCACCAGAAATTAGCCCCTTATGCCGTCAACTTTTCCCTGGACGGCGACCCACCGCCTTATGCCTGCGACCTGGCGGAGATCAAGGGGCAGGAGCATGTCAAACGCGCCCTGGAAGTGGCCGCGGCCGGGGGACACAATATGTTGATGAGCGGGCCGCCGGGAGCGGGCAAAACCCTGATCGCTCGTTCAATGCCCGGTATTTTGCCCAAGATGACGGTGGAAGAGGCTTTAGACGTAACCCGGATTTACTCCGTGGCCGACCAACTTTCGCCGGATGAGCCGCTGGTGCGCCACCGGCCGTTTCGCTCGCCGCACCATACGGTGAGTTACGCGGGCTTGATTGGTGGCGGGCGCTGGCCCAAACCCGGCGAGATCAGCCTGGCGCATCGTGGGGTCTTGTTTCTGAACAGTTGACATCTTTGATATACGCCAAACACTCATCATCATCACCACCTCCCCCAATACGCTTCAAATAATCAAAATAGGTTTCTGTATCTTTTATAGGTTTGGGGACGAATTTGCGCATCCCGTTTCTTGTTGTTCTATAATATTTATCTCTGATCATCTCCCACTTTCGATGAGGAAAAGCCCTAGCTATTTGGATCTGATCAGCGCCAGAAGCAACCAGTGATAACAGTTCTTCTACCTCGTAAGGAAGCCATTGTGTCCCTGTCGTCGATTGCCGGGGAAGCACTATCTCATCTGATGTTCTATCTTTCCAACGAATAACAAGGCGCAAACCATGTCCATCTGTCGGGTTAGCTTCTATCCTTTGAATAAACGAAAGTAAAACCTCTCGTTTTTCATCTCTGGTCATAGTACCCCAATTCTCAAGCACTTCACCGCAATTTTCCCTAATTTTCTTTAACCGATTGATTTGAGATATATTACCCGTATCGGTAGCCAGTTCAGATTGTAAGCGATTGATCTCAGCCTGTGCATCTTCATATTTCTGTTGTGCGGCAGCGATCATTTCAGGATTTGTTAAGGTGCTCAAACTACCAACCAGATTTTCTTTTATAGTTGTAAGTTGATCTAACTGGGCACGTTTGACCTTTTGCTTTTCTTCAAACTCTTCGATATAGGCGTTAACAGAGTCTTCCCAAGTATCAAAGTCGAAGGTGGCTTGTAGCTTACCTGTTATCAACGAACTGATCGTTTCGTCTACAAAATCCGCAGCTTTACTCCATAAATACTTTGTATCATCATGTATAGACCAATACGTATAAGTATAATGTTGGAGAGGGCTTACCCAATTTGAACCCACTCGCCGCCACTCCCCATCCTCCTGAGAAAATACTAGACCTACACATAATGGTCTCTCCTTTGGCCGTTCTTCTTCTTTTTGTGGCCTACGGTATTGACGGGCAGGATTGTAATTTGGATTCTTTTTTCCATCCAAAGTTACTTTTGACAGAAAATTGAACGCCCTCATAAACAACTCTTCGTCAATAATTGCCTCATGGTTATCCCAGTGCACAATATTCCCATTGACCATCCAATGCCCAAGATACATCGCATTTGTAAACATGCTGATAAGAGCAGTCCGGCTCAAACACCACTTTCCGCCAGTCTGTCTTATTCGATAAACGATCTTAAATCCCTCTGGTGGCTGACACTCTTTAGGGTTTGGGAAATACGGTCCGTGTTCATTAATATACCTCACAGTAGTTCTGGCTTGACCTCCAAATGAAACAAATAATCTAAAATATTCTCGTGTGACATCGGCAAAAGGTTGGAATTCTACCAGTTTACGCCAGTTGGGGTTAGGACTACCACTGGGTAGTGTTTTTCTCATATCTATCATGAAGCCAAGAGGGATAGGTGGCCCTGCCCATAACCCGTTGTCCAGTAAACGCCGCTTTGCCTTTTGTAGTCGGCCTTTTACATAGGAATCGATATACTCAGCAGCCATTTCTGACTTGAACCGAAACTGCCGAGCGTGAAATGTCCCTAGTTGCGGGTGAGAGAAGTTGTAAACCACAGTAGGGGTGATAACCAACACGTTATGAGATTTACAGGCTTCGATAAAGATGTTGACTTGAATTTGAGTGATGTCTCTGAACAAGCGATCTTCATCTTGACAGGCAACAGCACCGATTTTGTCATTTGTAATTAAACTAAAAAGGGTGCTCATGCCTTCGCGTTCATCAATCTTGGTTGTACCGCTGATTCCCGCGTCCATATCAATCATTATTATTTTGTCCTTTGCCCATCCCCGGCCCTTCAACAGTTCCACCATATCAACTGTTTGAATAGTAGTTGAGATATTACCTATTTGTGCTTCGGTTGACTGGCGATAATACACGGCAACCGGTAGATGCAACGGCAGTTGGGTGTCACCAAACAAAGCATCATCTTTTTTTGTGATAGGCTGGTATCTTGTTCTTCCCATCATGAATTCCCCTTTCTATCTGCGGTAGTCCGTAGATATGCCTTAATCAAAACTTTGTATGCCGTCTTAAGATCAAGTTGTTTCCTAATTGGTGGTTTATTCTTTTGTTGTTTTTTCATCAATTACTTGGCTAACAATTACGTAAACCATTAGCCAATTATGATTTTTTTATAACTTTTTGATGAGTGTAAAGTGTAATCTCCCGGTGCAACCGGTGTAAACTACACCTTACACCTTTACACCTTTGTATTTTTGTAAAATCTCTTTGACCTGCTGGTTCTGATTACCACCCTTTGAGCCAAATACTTCCTCAGCAATGGCAGAGATACTTTTGCCCTCTGAGTACAAACGTAAAATGCAGGCTTCTGCTACCGTGGGTTCCGGCTCCATATCCACTTCGGTAAAAGTAAGATTGTCAATATTGACAGAGTAGGGGACAGTTCCTGTAAATGGGCCAGGGAGAATGGCTGGTACTTCACCGTTTCCAGTCTCCAAGGTCGCTTGGCGCTGACCATTAACATTTGATAATCTCACGACGGCAAACCCATCTTTCAAGTCATATTCACCTTCCAAACCCAACGGTTTGGCTCGATCTGAATGACTGGCGACAAATACACTAAAAGCCGCCTTACGACTTTCGGTCAGTAAAGCTTTGATGGCTTCGCTAGCACCCTTGACGTTGTAGACGATAGCACGCCACTCGTCGATAAGAATGGTCACTCTGGGATGGGTTCCCTCAACCACCATACCTTTGCCGATTTCGTCATACCGTTTGGTCATCAACTGAACCAGAGCATCCAATCCTCTTTCGATCTCGGCATAGTTTCGACCGGTACCAACGACGGTGCTATTAGGCCACTTATCCGGCCAGCCGTGGGGGTCAATGACAATGGTCTTGGAGGTTTGCACTTTCCGGCTGATGAGCCATTGAAGTAGGGTGGTCTTACCGGAGTCACTGGGGCCAACGATAAGACATCGCTGTACACTATCCAAGGCAGCTAACAGATCAACCTGGGTAGGCGCAGGCAAATATTGGGCTTCGATACCCTGACTGATCACATTGGGGCGGCCACGTAACATATAGGTTTGCCAAGCTGCCATTTCCACTTGGCTCGGCAATGTACCTCTTCCATTGGCATAGATCCGACCATCCAGATGTGCACTACGCCAAGTGACTTTGTCATCAGTATCCCGGATGTAGACTTGTTCACCCTCCATCGCACGCACTACCATCACTTTGGAATCGCGTTCCATCACCTTTCGGTCGGCTCGCTCTTTGAGGATGCGTTCATTGATAATGAGCACCGCAACAATGGAAACGCCAACGAGAACTGCGATAATCGCGAAGGCTAGGGCGTAGACGACCCACCTAACAGCCTCGGTGATCTCATTGTG is a window from the Anaerolineae bacterium genome containing:
- a CDS encoding recombinase family protein, which translates into the protein MMGRTRYQPITKKDDALFGDTQLPLHLPVAVYYRQSTEAQIGNISTTIQTVDMVELLKGRGWAKDKIIMIDMDAGISGTTKIDEREGMSTLFSLITNDKIGAVACQDEDRLFRDITQIQVNIFIEACKSHNVLVITPTVVYNFSHPQLGTFHARQFRFKSEMAAEYIDSYVKGRLQKAKRRLLDNGLWAGPPIPLGFMIDMRKTLPSGSPNPNWRKLVEFQPFADVTREYFRLFVSFGGQARTTVRYINEHGPYFPNPKECQPPEGFKIVYRIRQTGGKWCLSRTALISMFTNAMYLGHWMVNGNIVHWDNHEAIIDEELFMRAFNFLSKVTLDGKKNPNYNPARQYRRPQKEEERPKERPLCVGLVFSQEDGEWRRVGSNWVSPLQHYTYTYWSIHDDTKYLWSKAADFVDETISSLITGKLQATFDFDTWEDSVNAYIEEFEEKQKVKRAQLDQLTTIKENLVGSLSTLTNPEMIAAAQQKYEDAQAEINRLQSELATDTGNISQINRLKKIRENCGEVLENWGTMTRDEKREVLLSFIQRIEANPTDGHGLRLVIRWKDRTSDEIVLPRQSTTGTQWLPYEVEELLSLVASGADQIQIARAFPHRKWEMIRDKYYRTTRNGMRKFVPKPIKDTETYFDYLKRIGGGGDDDECLAYIKDVNCSETRPHDAPG
- a CDS encoding YifB family Mg chelatase-like AAA ATPase → MLAKVTSCAVVGLDGALIEVEIDISRGLPSMTIVGLPDAAVQESRERVRAAIKNSGLPFPSERLTVNLAPADIRKAGPAYDLPIAIGILLASEQIYGEVGQAIVMGELSLDGGVRHVSGVLPMANLAKQEGFTTLFVPATDAAEASLIEGLTVYPLETLLQLVDHLSGHQKLAPYAVNFSLDGDPPPYACDLAEIKGQEHVKRALEVAAAGGHNMLMSGPPGAGKTLIARSMPGILPKMTVEEALDVTRIYSVADQLSPDEPLVRHRPFRSPHHTVSYAGLIGGGRWPKPGEISLAHRGVLFLNS